Proteins from a single region of Arctopsyche grandis isolate Sample6627 chromosome 1, ASM5162203v2, whole genome shotgun sequence:
- the LOC143909258 gene encoding sodium channel protein Nach-like — MFWLTVIVISCMCMFWILLTTLESFSDRVLSFTVQTTYLGWNTTFPAITLCELFNSEKVWDTSSDLHDGNMNNYNDFIGDIAFFYGTCFTCEHCIAEDNCPKNFTEISLNIRSKCNNFFDQCKWNNETIDCCSNFLPLETEFGICYSINSLHTVKLPESLPTLISNEKVGLGRLYIKAKEDYQAFIHPQEDVPYGNVESDMKLTVLESNRASMTFTIVEVTNDPEVDAIPINTRLCRFPYEKPDNLYAYSIYSYSGCIAQCHIDAQLERCNCTHHLMPSYYKDFFCDIKGLQCLTEYYTILASLKVPGSDALGLECQCLPTCTEPEYSVVDVQLIPANEDDDVNIAEFKLCSLPSLRYNRQVVRTSLDLVVAVGNAIGLFFGASILSIVEIFYYLVFRKWN, encoded by the coding sequence ATGTTTTGGTTGACTGTAATCGTTATATCTTGCATGTGTATGTTTTGGATCCTGCTGACAACCTTGGAGTCCTTCTCCGATCGAGTCTTGAGCTTTACTGTACAGACGACTTACTTGGGCTGGAACACTACATTTCCTGCCATCACACTTTGCGAACTGTTCAACAGTGAAAAAGTTTGGGATACAAGCTCAGACTTACACGATGGAAACATGAATAACTATAACGATTTCATCGGAGATATTGCCTTTTTCTACGGCACATGTTTCACATGCGAACACTGCATCGCTGAAGATAACTGTCCTAAGAATTTTACCGAAATTTCTCTTAACATTAGATCCAAATGCAACAACTTCTTCGATCAATGCAAATGGAATAATGAAACGATCGATTGCTGTTCAAATTTCTTACCACTTGAGACTGAATTTGGAATATGCTATTCAATAAATTCGCTACATACTGTAAAGCTGCCAGAATCACTGCCAACTCTCATATCAAACGAAAAAGTAGGATTGGGTAGGCTTTATATCAAAGCCAAAGAAGATTATCAAGCGTTCATACATCCCCAAGAAGACGTACCTTACGGGAACGTAGAATCCGACATGAAATTAACAGTCTTAGAAAGCAACAGAGCATCAATGACTTTTACAATAGTTGAAGTAACGAACGACCCAGAAGTTGATGCGATTCCTATCAATACAAGATTATGTCGATTTCCTTACGAGAAGCCTGACAATTTATACGCCTATTCTATCTATAGTTATTCAGGTTGTATCGCTCAATGTCATATTGATGCGCAGCTTGAAAGGTGCAATTGCACTCATCATTTGATGCCGTCTTATTACAAGGATTTCTTCTGTGATATAAAGGGTTTGCAGTGTCTCACTGAGTACTATACAATTTTGGCTTCGTTAAAAGTACCAGGTTCAGATGCGTTAGGGTTAGAATGTCAATGTTTGCCTACGTGCACCGAGCCCGAATATAGTGTTGTCGATGTTCAACTAATTCCCGCTAATGAAGATGATGATGTGAATATTGCTGAATTCAAGCTCTGCAGTCTGCCCAGTCTCAGGTATAATAGGCAGGTTGTGAGGACTTCGTTGGATTTGGTTGTCGCCGTTGGAAATGCTATAGGACTCTTTTTCGGTGCTTCTATATTAAgtattgttgaaattttttactatttagtGTTTAGAAAATGGAATTAA